The Nymphaea colorata isolate Beijing-Zhang1983 chromosome 5, ASM883128v2, whole genome shotgun sequence DNA segment TAGTTGACAGGCGGAGCAAGAGAGAAACCTGTGGCGTGAGTGGGAGATTTTTGGGCGTTTTTGAAAGGGACACAATAACAGCACGAGAGATACCTGTGGCGATGGTGAACCGGCTGTTTAATGAGACGGTGGGAGCTCTGGCCCGCACGCCTACTGCAACCCTCTTCCCTGCTGGTGAGAAACGGACAAGGGCTCCactgcgagggaggaggagccCGTGAGGGGAAAATGGGCGAGAGAGGGGAAAAtcgaaagcaagagagaaagacgTCAGCAAAAGCAACAGcgaaacacaaaaaaaactttGGGCGTTTACAGGAAACCCTTACAACAGGCGATTACGAACGATGGACCGGTGGAGGAGCAGCGACTGAAGCGTTGGGCGATGGTGGGAGCTCTGACCTGCGGCGATGGTGGGAGCTGCGGGCACGGGCGGGAAATGGGAAGGGTGTCGGCGGGGGGGGGGAGTGGGTGATTTGATGCAATTTTCGTCGGgcgagtgaaatttcacctgctcgTACCATCGGAAAAAAAGGGTTTCACCCGGgcaatcaaatgccccctaaaatAAAATCTGCTACCAACAACTACTCAAAGGCAAATAAGCTTGGGGAGGGCGGATTCGGTTCCGTCTACAAGGTACCTTTATTAGCCAGTGAGATCCTATAGTCGTGATAGATATGGTCATCCCCAGAGTGTAAAAATGTCTAAGTTTTGGCCCAGTAATTCTATCAGGTCAGCTCGGGCCGTTAATAATCGGGCTGGGCCTGGCTGATAATATATCGGACCCGTGCTTGATTTTATGCCCGAGATCCGGCCCGGCCTGTTTTTTAATGGGCCAGATCGAAAAAATGGGTCGGGCGTTTTTCGACCCGTTATCTTCACCACCATTCCTTCCCCAACCAAAATTTCCTTCACCGTTCGGCGAACCCCAATTTTTCCTCATGGAAATGCTTAATTAGAACTGCAGCAAGAGATTGGTGACTGCGTCGCTGAGGAATGAGGATGCTATTTTGGATCAACAAGACACTGCAACGAGTAGTTTTGATCTTTTTAATCAGAGACTGTTTGGGAATCCTGTCCATTGAGTATATTCTGAGATGCCGATGCTCTGCTCAATATCATTTTCGGTGGTGAAATCTAGAACTGGATAACAGCTATTTTCGGGTTCTCCATTCTGGTCGGACCACCAACGGCATGGCTGGCCTTGTGATCAACGATGAGGCCGCCTGAATGAGGGTCATGGTTGGAGAGGGTAACGGGCAAGGCAGCTTGGCATTGTCCACGGTTCCCCCAAGCTTCTTGGCGATTGGCGGGGCAGTGACGGCCTTGCTGGTGATGGCGAGGCGGTGATGGCAGCGGCAAGGGAGGACAGGAGGAGGCAGTCGCAAACTCACCGTCTCACAGAGCCGCAGGGGAGAACGGCGAGGCGTCGGGGGTGAAAAAATGAAACCCTACGTCCCAagtctttgaaaaaaaatctttcttttagttaTCGGGCTTTTCTAGTCGTCGACGGGCAGAATTTCAAACCGGAGCCCGACCCGTTAATGTATCGGGCCTGGCTGGGCCCGAAAGGACCGGCCCGATAACCATTTTTGTTGGGTCTAAACCCGAGCCCATGTCGGGCCGGGTATCGGGTACCTGGCGGCGAcctggcc contains these protein-coding regions:
- the LOC116254768 gene encoding uncharacterized protein LOC116254768, giving the protein MTISITTIGSHWLIKGAFDCPGETLFFRWYEQVKFHSPDENCIKSPTPPPRRHPSHFPPVPAAPTIAAGQSSHHRPTLQSLLLHRSIVRNRLFGALVRFSPAGKRVAVGVRARAPTVSLNSRFTIATDACDGHSGIVLYVLSIEKEHGQTSTKKLYFGGDLRLGEASERNGRRMGRAVLSITSSLMFGGTDRIFEACGTCIFGSNADKVQ